A window of Candidatus Wallbacteria bacterium contains these coding sequences:
- a CDS encoding amylo-alpha-1,6-glucosidase translates to MTVLSDYLKREFLVSNGIGGFCSSTASMLNRRRYHGLLCAALNPPVERRMFVTGISETVSTKSGEFLLSSLKNVNGLSESGFKNLISFDFQGYPVFTFKAGNALLEKRIFMPRDRNATVVSYRQLSGDPIKLRLIPSFTDREIHQNSLPGSVKLDLLSGSDCAATFITNLSHKIQLRFCGPGLIEPYETRISNVFYDLEDERGLFAYEELVTCLRINTELSKGQEFYLILGAEEPIADIDPSASLHAEDLRLQKLVPEGSDRITGSLKLAADTFIVKRRSTKSYTVLAGYPWFTDWGRDTMIAFEGLLLVTGRFSEAEGVLLTFIGNLKNGLIPNVFDDNSGNPGGYNTADATLWLFHALYRYFQYTLDQSLAAEYFDLLTGIIRAHVKGTDYWIKVDDNGLLAAGNPGTQLTWMDVKVEGWTVTPRCGKPVEINALWYNALKIMEFFAEILNRRFEYQSLSVKTLSSFQADFWNPALNCLYDVTGDNFRDDSIRPNQLLALSLPYPLLPADKGRLILNSVIENLYTPFGLSTLPQADPRYIGKYRGERWSRDGAYHQGTVWPWLLGPFYDSLKKFGDTQGKISSMLEPVREMISGTWCGTVPEIAEGEWPHESRGCFSQAWSVAEILRIISSYGK, encoded by the coding sequence ATGACTGTCCTTTCAGACTATTTAAAACGCGAATTCCTGGTTTCAAACGGAATCGGCGGATTCTGTTCTTCAACTGCATCAATGCTCAATCGAAGGCGTTATCACGGGCTTCTCTGCGCAGCCCTTAATCCGCCTGTTGAGCGCAGAATGTTCGTGACAGGGATCTCTGAAACAGTTTCCACGAAAAGCGGCGAATTTCTGCTCAGCTCTCTGAAAAATGTGAATGGTCTTTCTGAATCCGGTTTCAAAAACCTGATCTCATTCGATTTTCAGGGCTACCCTGTCTTCACTTTCAAAGCTGGAAACGCGCTGCTGGAAAAGCGGATTTTCATGCCAAGAGACCGTAATGCAACTGTTGTTTCATACCGCCAGCTCAGCGGGGATCCGATCAAGCTTCGCCTGATCCCCAGTTTCACTGACCGGGAGATTCATCAGAATTCACTGCCAGGATCTGTGAAACTCGATTTGTTGTCAGGATCAGACTGTGCCGCGACATTCATTACCAATCTGTCACATAAGATCCAGCTCCGGTTTTGCGGACCCGGGCTGATCGAACCATATGAAACAAGGATCTCCAATGTTTTCTACGACCTGGAGGACGAGCGGGGGCTGTTCGCATACGAAGAGCTCGTCACCTGCCTCAGGATCAATACCGAGTTATCCAAAGGCCAGGAATTTTATCTGATTTTGGGCGCAGAAGAGCCGATCGCTGATATTGATCCTTCAGCCAGCCTGCATGCCGAAGACTTGCGTCTGCAAAAACTTGTTCCAGAAGGGAGTGACAGGATTACAGGCAGCCTGAAACTCGCTGCCGATACTTTCATAGTGAAAAGGCGCAGCACCAAGTCCTATACTGTTCTCGCAGGCTACCCCTGGTTCACAGACTGGGGACGCGACACGATGATCGCCTTTGAAGGACTGCTGCTCGTGACAGGGAGATTTTCAGAAGCAGAAGGAGTGTTGCTGACTTTCATCGGGAATTTGAAAAACGGGCTGATCCCGAACGTGTTTGACGACAATTCGGGAAATCCCGGAGGCTACAATACGGCAGACGCCACTCTCTGGCTGTTCCACGCGCTCTACCGCTATTTCCAGTACACGCTCGACCAGAGCCTGGCTGCAGAATATTTTGACCTGCTTACTGGGATCATCAGAGCGCATGTCAAAGGCACTGATTACTGGATCAAGGTGGACGACAATGGACTGCTGGCAGCAGGCAACCCGGGAACTCAGCTGACCTGGATGGATGTAAAAGTCGAAGGCTGGACTGTCACTCCGCGCTGCGGAAAACCTGTGGAAATCAATGCTCTCTGGTACAATGCCCTGAAAATCATGGAATTCTTCGCTGAAATTCTGAACAGGAGATTTGAATATCAGTCGCTCTCAGTTAAGACCTTAAGCTCGTTCCAGGCTGATTTCTGGAATCCGGCGCTTAACTGTCTGTACGACGTGACAGGCGACAATTTCAGGGATGATTCGATCAGGCCGAATCAGCTCCTGGCCCTGTCCCTTCCATATCCGCTGCTGCCAGCAGACAAAGGACGCCTGATTTTGAACAGCGTAATTGAGAACCTGTATACTCCGTTCGGGCTCAGCACTCTGCCTCAGGCAGACCCGCGTTACATAGGAAAATACAGAGGAGAACGCTGGTCCAGGGATGGAGCATACCATCAGGGGACAGTCTGGCCCTGGCTGCTCGGACCTTTTTATGATTCTCTGAAGAAATTCGGGGATACGCAGGGAAAAATAAGCTCTATGCTTGAACCTGTGCGCGAGATGATCAGCGGGACCTGGTGCGGCACTGTGCCTGAAATCGCGGAAGGCGAATGGCCGCATGAATCCAGGGGCTGTTTTTCCCAGGCCTGGTCTGTGGCAGAGATTCTGAGGATAATTTCAAGTTACGGGAAATAA